TGGTGGCTGAGCGACACCAGCCTACGAAGACATTTGCGCGGTACCGGGCACGTCATCCTGCCGGGCGTCCATCCCCCACTGCCGGAGCCGCTTCAGGCTCTCCCGATAGGGCGCCAGCCCCGCCCAGAGCAGCACCACCGAACTGGCCACCGCGAGGGTGGTGACGATCAGCAGCGACCAGCGCAGCGCCCGGTCATCGGCGAAGACGAAGTCGGTCACCAGGGCTACCGCCGTGGGCCCGAGGCCCAAGCCGATCAGGGTGATGACGAAGAGGTAGATGGCGGACGCCTGGCCACGCATGGCGTTGGGCATGATCTCCTGGATCGCCGCCGGCGCCACGCCGAAGGGCATGCTCAGGAAGAACACCGTGGGCGCCATCAGCACCGTCACCCAGAAGGCGTCGTCCTGCAGCGGGAAGAGCACCACCAGCGGCAGGGCGCCGAGGGCGGCGAACAGGCCCACACGCATGTTGGCGTCGCTGCGCCCCCGCTTGGCCATCCAGTCCGCCAGGCGGCCGCCGAAGACGATGCCGAGACAGCCGAACACCGCGACGATGCTGCCGTAGACCACGCCCACCTGGCCGGCATCCCAGCCGTAGGTGCGGATGTAGAACGTGGGAATCCAGGCGGCACTTCCGTAGCCGGCGAAGGCCAGCCCGGCGAAGCCGAAGTTGTGGCAGAGCACGGTACGGCGATTGCTGCGCAGGTAGCGCCCCACCTCGGACAGGGGCACCGCGACGCCGGCCCCGACGCCCCGCCGCTGGGGCTCTCGCACCGCCAGCATCAGCAGGGTGAAGAGCACGCCGGCCGCACCGAGGATGAGGAAGATCAGTTGCCAGGGACGCACCTCGCCCAGCACGGGCAGGTGCAGATTGCCCTGGGCCGAGGCGAACTTGATCACCAGTCCGCCCAGCAGGAAGGCCAGGCCCGACCCCAGGTAGACGCCCATGGAATAGACGCTGATGGCCGTGGCGCGGCGCTCCTTGGGAAAGCTGTCGGCGATCAGCGAATAGGCCGCCGGCGAGAGCGCCGCCTCGCCGACGCCGACGCCGATGCGGCAGAGCAGGAACTGCCAGTAGAGCTTCGCCAGGCCGCAGGCGGCGGTGGCTGCGCTCCAGAACAGCACGCCGACGGCGATCAGGCCACGCCGGCTGCGGCTGTCGGCCAGGCGCCCAAGGGGAATTCCGCAAACGGTGTAGAACAGCGCGAAGGACAACCCCATCAGCAGGCTCATCTGGGTGTCGCTGATGACCAGGTCGCGGCGAATGGGCTCCACCAGCAGGTTGAGGATCTGCCGGTCGATGAAGGACA
This genomic window from Pseudomonas furukawaii contains:
- a CDS encoding spinster family MFS transporter, whose product is MQNNNNGYPSGLRAWTTVAILMVAYVLSFIDRQILNLLVEPIRRDLVISDTQMSLLMGLSFALFYTVCGIPLGRLADSRSRRGLIAVGVLFWSAATAACGLAKLYWQFLLCRIGVGVGEAALSPAAYSLIADSFPKERRATAISVYSMGVYLGSGLAFLLGGLVIKFASAQGNLHLPVLGEVRPWQLIFLILGAAGVLFTLLMLAVREPQRRGVGAGVAVPLSEVGRYLRSNRRTVLCHNFGFAGLAFAGYGSAAWIPTFYIRTYGWDAGQVGVVYGSIVAVFGCLGIVFGGRLADWMAKRGRSDANMRVGLFAALGALPLVVLFPLQDDAFWVTVLMAPTVFFLSMPFGVAPAAIQEIMPNAMRGQASAIYLFVITLIGLGLGPTAVALVTDFVFADDRALRWSLLIVTTLAVASSVVLLWAGLAPYRESLKRLRQWGMDARQDDVPGTAQMSS